Genomic segment of Haemorhous mexicanus isolate bHaeMex1 chromosome 12, bHaeMex1.pri, whole genome shotgun sequence:
TTGTGATCAACAGCTCAGGACACTTCTGGACATACCTAAGTGAGCTCCCCAAGGCAAGAGGAACCAATTAGCACATATGGCACCACTGCCATCTGACCTATTTCCAGTGTCCTAAAACTCACAcccttttcaaaagaaaagggCTGTTTCAGATTTTAGATTTCAGGACTAAAGAGACATGCCCCTTCCCCAAAAAGCCCACATTCCCATCATAAATTTAGGATGTTGTCAGTTTTACATGATGTTAATCTGTATTCTTGAGAGCCTAAGTGGTTTTCTGCAGTCACACAAATTTAGGAAGTAACCAAGGAGGGTAATAAAGCTAAAATGCCATGCTTTGTTCAGGCAGTGTGGTATGAATACAATTCCAGATAGGTCTAGAGCATTCTCTGCATTTTCAGGGTAGTTAGGGGTTAATCTAGAGCCAGAACAAGTCATCCCACGGGGAGAACCCCACCCTGAAAAGTTCCAAATCCTCCTCAACTTTCCAGCCTTCATGAAAGTTTCAGCTGATTCAGATTGAAACTGCATAATCTCAGGCAAGGATCTAATTAGAATAGAAGAACTCCTCATATTGAAGTCATCAGCAGCCATTTGGAGGAAAAATGAGCACTGCTCAAGTTGAATAGATGTGTTTTTTTGAACTGTGTTCTGAGCCACATTTGAATCAGTTGACTGTGCTTGAGTCTGAGGTCTGTACAGAGATCACACTGAAAAGTAGTTATATTCTTAAAAGGAAAGCCACAAAAACAGAACTGATGAACAGGACTGAGCTAAGtggaaagaacagagaaagaagaaagaatgacTGAGCAACAGACTTGGGATGGAAAGGACTCACTAAAATTAGACTCTTGACATACTGATACTGCTTTTAGCTGTTATTAGAACTGTCAGAGAGATCAAGTATTTTGAGTTAAATAAAGACTTTACAGAATAAACAGTTTACTGCACTGCCCTTTTAACTTTATGGACTTTATAGcctgcaaaaccagaaaataaaatgcagtatACTGCTGTTCTCCAGCTGTCATGGAAGTGAGGCATTTACTTAAAATCCCTAAGATAAAAAACTTAAACTGTATAGAAAGGAAATGAACAGCAGCACACACTTTCTAAGGCTGCATGTGGCCAGCAGaccccacagctgcagctccttgtgcagCAAAGAAgctacacaggaaaaaaaccactgtgCCCCCCAGAAAAACAAGCACCTCATTCCTTGTCTTGATAAGGTCAACTATTTTATAGCAAACTCCTTAACAGTATCCAAATGAAAGTCACTTggcttttgaaaaacaaatcatTTGATTGCTGAGGACACTGTagagccaaacaaaaaaacccaaaatcactCTCCCTATGTGCATTCACAGTGGTCTCTatttcctgatttcttttttaaagcagaCAAAGTTTCTAGTCatagttttgttttcaaaataactCAGCAGTCTGTGAGAGTATAATACATTTCTCTTGTTTAAAAGTCTCAAATAACTTTAATCAATAGCCTAGAGGAAACAGACCCACTTCAGGTAGTTTGAGAGCTTGATGAGTTCTCCAGCCACTGATGCAACCAGCTCTTTGTATCCCTAACAACACCAATGGAAGACTAAAATTGGCAGCATCAGGAGCTTGAGAAACAAAAGCAATGATGTGATCATCAGTTTCTGAAGAAATGAGATAATGACAAACATTTGAAGACAGACAAGTTCTCTGTACAAACATCATGTTTAGCATCCTTAAGCACCTGAGGCTTTCAGTTACACACCTGCACCAACATAGCATGAACACCTCAGGTCATCTTTCTGCCCAAAACCAGATTAGTGGCCAGTAAAACAAAAGGATTCTTATTTGCCAAAACCATATATAGGTATTTCATAgttgaaaaatgtaatttgtttAGCTTAACACACCCTTTTGCATTGCATTCCTCATGTGTAGGGCAGGAACAAATTCAAAAGTGACTTGTAAACGTGCAGCTTTGCAAATGAGAGAACAAAAGGGCAGAACCAGGGCAGCTTCTGCAGCACCTGCACACCTTCCCTGCACAGTGTAAGTACCACACAGCCGGAGAGagtggcaggaaaagcagccaaaaCCCAAGGCTCTCTGGTTCCTTCTCCATGGAtcaaatttacctttttttggGGAATACTCCTACCATTAATTAGCATTTAGACACCAAGCCACCCCAAACTACTTGAAGTTAAATGTTACACCCATTTTCTGAACCACTATCAGTCTTGCATCACCGGTGAAAGGCACTCAAAGGGATCCTGGGTGTGGCAACCACAAGTAACAGACATTCAAGATAAATGCATCTGCTTTTGACTCACTTTTGTTGGCAGAGGACATTCATCAAGTAGTAACGTTATAACAGCTGGTCCCAGGGGATCTTCTAATGGAATAACTCTAATTAAAGATTGAACAACTTCCAACCAGCCTTCATCTGTCAACCACAAAACAGAAGTCACACTCAGAATTAACAGTGCAATTCAGAAGTATTTAAAGTACACCCCTAAATGTGAActgaaaaatcctcaaaattacCCAGTGAGCTTAGAGATAGCAGGAAAAACAGTTTGCTTTTTACACCACTGTCTTACTTTGCAGCAGTTTAGAAGTTTaaattcaaaaaagaaaaagtttacaGCAGCTTGGGTAATAGGGAACACCTGTATGGTTTGGAGAAGAGTCTTGCCCAGGCCAGAGCATCCTTTAGTTCCTACTACTATTAGGAAGGAATACTCATGGTGGTATGGACAAGTACTTTGCTCTAGTGTGATACTCAGAGTTCAGCAGCCAATGTCAACTCTTAAGTGGTAAATGCTACATACACAATGAcactcagaaaataatttcttttaaccAGAATCAGATCCCTCTTTCTGAGTTCCCTGAAGTAATAGAGAGTAACAGAGAaactctgttttttttcccatgcctGCTGCTCTAAAGAATGTTTGTTTTCCTAAGGAGCAGCTCTCACTGTTGAATGAGTAGACAAGAGCTTTTACTTGCAAGCAAACATCCACTAAGAAGATGCTAAACTACTGATAAAGTAAACAGATTTGGATGTACAAGAAAACAGCTCCCTTAGAAATGAAGACAATCTGTGTCTGTATACAGGTGAGTGAGGTTGAAGAAGCAGTATTCCCTACAACAACAACACAGCAGTAATATATTGGGGGTTATGTTAGCACCTTCccctgaaaaacattttattgaaTTGCTGTAATATCTAACCAGATTAACttattttaatacagaaatatattttctaagACAATTATCAACACTACTACGTAGAGAGGTAAAAATTCAACTAAACCAGAAGTTTTGTTGAAGTCTTAAGCTGGGAGAATTTCTCCTACTGTAACAAAGATGAAACAGCCCCTGCTTGTCCTGCAGGAACACTTAGGGACAGGGTTGGGACAAGTACAAAGTAAAGCAGAGGTCTCAGGTCAGCAAGCCCCAAACCAAGGGAAcgtgctctgtgctgacactggAGCACACAGGCTTGGCCCACATCAGGTACAGGTATAGGATGCTCCTGCTCAACTGCAAACAGCCACTCTTGGTGGCCTAGGGTTTAATGCCACTACAGTGCTTGTGGCCATACACTGTCTGCTTCTGGGGATTTCACGTGGGAACTTGAACTGAATTCATACAAACTCAGGCCAATGCATGAGCTCAGTGAATCTCTGAAGAGCAGAACTTTGTTCTGGTTCCCACATCCCCAGAGCTACACCACACCCCAACACACCCAGCTGAGGTGCATTTTTCATTGCAAAGAAAAGAGGggcttggggtttgttttgtttcttttgcttgtGAGTCACAACTGAAATGCCCAACACAATGCCTTGATACCTGTTTCTGCCATTTCATGCAACGTGATCATTGAATAAGGAGGCTCCTGGTCACTGAAAGAGATATTACACAGGTCAAAATTTATGCACAATCATTAGCATGATACAATGAATAAAGTGATTACtcacagacagaaaacaaatccAGTAACCATTTAACAAAAGGAAGTTACACAGGCTGCAGATTGCTAATGTAATTTTCAGATCTGAAACACAGATGGGATTTGAGCCTCTCTCTGGCTCAACATCAACATCTGCATGTCTGCAACAGCTGACAAGTGAAATTGTGATCCACATCTGCATGTCTAAGAGCTGAACATAATGCCTAGATTTGGTGCTGTTCATTAGCAGGTTCCTTGTAGTACCTAATGAGGCCCTGCATGTCAGAGGTCACAAAGTGAACCCAGAGCAGTGCACAAGGGGCACCACTtcaataggatttttttttctcagaaattctctgctaaatatataaatatttaaaaaccaccacaaaacctGAATGGGAAGGCACCTAACAGCATCATAGTCTTCAACAAGAGTTGTTAAAAGAAACAATTAAGGCAgtttaacagaaaatatttcatccaAGCCATTTTCCAACATGAAAATCACAAGAAGTTCAATAGATCAGATCCACAGTCCAGTTTGCTGGAGTAAGGGCAGAGCTATGGACACATGTGTGTATTGAGCAGGCACTGCCAGTGAAAGTACCTAAAGCAAGACCCCAAAGTCCTGTTCAGTAAGCACCTCTAGGTCCAGACAAAGCTTATCCAGCAGCATGTCCTAAAATACTTTATTCAGTGCTCCTTAGGCACTGGGAACTAACCCCAGGCTTAGACTTTATGTTCCACACTCACTCTATCACACAGCTCTGAAAAGAAATTGGAGATGTGAAATACAGAGgaattttagaaaattttaaCAGACATTACTTATAGAGATAATAAAACTACCTAATTTGAGAGATTAATcataaagaagagaaaaatctcaGCATTGATGGCAGGTATATgacataaatacatatatttcttttcttataaAAAGGTGAGCACATTCTTAAATATTTCCACAAGAAAATGCTAAAGTCCagtttaaagcatttttatattGCCACAACATTTGAAACAAATAGCTGGGTCGTTTTTTTAACTCAAGGTATCTTCACCTTTCTTCTGGAAAGTAATCTGCCCAGAAGAACAAAAGTGCAGTTTTGCAGCCAGAATTACACCAGGAGAAAGGATAAAAAGATtcaaagaaatgagaaaaaaaccccaacaaaaattCCCAACCATAAGTAGAAGTAAAGGCTACAATAAAAAAACATGACATTTTTATCTGCAAGATTTCTGATTTTGTCACGAGTAGCAGCTTCTCACAGTACTGGCACTGAGCACAGGACAATCCTGTCCCACTGATTTGCCATTTTAACCACTTAATTTCCAACATCCCCTCCAGGACACACCTTCCTCATTTTGAAACAAAAGAGCCATTTTGGTAATTTCTTAATTTGCAAGGCAGCTTTTCATATTAGCctcaaaatacagaaattatcCTTCTGAGTTTATGAAATTAAACTTCTAGGAAGCAGCTATCTCTAgataggagagaaaaaaaaatcagttgtcaGATATGTTTTAGGTCAGAACTTTGAGATTTGATAAAACCAAAcacaacaacaagaaaaaaaaattagccccaacaaaaaacaaacaaatagcAAACAGGGAAAGCAATGATTAATTCCTTATCACAGTGCATTTTACTGTAGTGTGTATAAAAGCCCCCataaaaatacagcagcttCAGGAATTCATCAGAAACAGGATTCCATGGGCAGTGAAATAACCATGCTTATTGTTTCTCAGTAGCATAGGAAAGTGCTTACAAGATTACAAAACTGATTGCAAGACCCACAGGAACAGGATCGACTGCGCACAGAAGTGTTGTGAAACAGCTTAAGGAGCTGAACTTGAGGGAAAGGGCATGTGAGACTGGGCAGAGAAGTTAAAAAACATTTGCCGTGATTTGAAGACAGagcacaaaataaaacctgttaaaaaccaagaaaacacgTACCTTAGACTTAAATGTTCATGAAAAACGTCAGTCCTGATATTTTCACTTAAAGCCTTTGACAGCAGGAAGGCAAACTCCTTCTCTGCAGGCACAATCCAGAGCTGATGCAGGTATATGAATCAAGGCTCACTTATTTTGAGTCTCATCCATCTAAAACTCAAACCCCAGCTGTCAGGCTGGAATAGTGTCTTTCCTTCAGTTCTGGTCTTTCCAATTCCTAGCCTGCACCTAACCCAAAAGGTGTTGAGCTGACTTAACCCATCATTTTAAGGTCCTTTTAAAGCTTTGTAGAAagcaacacaaaaccaaaaaaagaccaaaaaatgGATGAGCCCATAAATATCCCCCACGCCCTTAATGGATGCTTTGAGCATGCCAGGAATGCAATACTGGGATTGTGAGTTGGGCAGGCACAACATGTGATCTTGAAAAAGTAGTCAGACTCACAACTGGAAAGAAAACCTCAGTCTGTTTATCCAGGCTAACAAAGATCAAAGCTCCCTATTTTGCTTCACCATTTCCAAAGAAGTAAAATCCAGCCTGCAAACAGAAAACTGCACAACAACCAATTTTTAGAACAGAAGTTCCCAGCCTCTGGAGCATTTATTGCTTCCTAAACTGTGTATCTGTGCCAGGTAAGAAATCCTGAGCACACTCCTCATCCCACATGGGTGTAGGCCCATACAGGAACTGTGAGAAagctcctcagctcctggaaGAGTCTGTACCTGGGCACTCAGGAGCTACTTCTATTACCTAGGAAAGGTGTTCCTCTCCTAAGCCTCCAGATGGAAACacgcagctgctccagggagggtCAGGTGTAGATCCGTGAGAGGCTGGAGCCACAGTTTGAGAGGAGACAAGAACATTTTCATTCATGTTGAATTACTCCTTGAGGAGGTACTTACTTATCTACCAACGTCCGAATTACAGCCAGTGTGTCAAGCACCAGCCCATCCACattctgttttttcctccttggttCATGAGGCCCTCGACCCCTCCTGGGTGGACGGACAGGGTCCCTTGGGTGGCTCCTTGCTTCAGGGATGtgtgtcctgctgtgctctgtttgCCGGCCCTGAGAGGTCCCGTTGTCCTCGGCTCCGCTGTCGTCACGGCAAACACACGAGTTTCCCATGCTGCCAGCCCCCAAGGCTCCCAGGAAACGGGGAATGTGGTGCTCTAGAGTCAACAGCAGAGCTTGGAAAAGGCTTCTGCTAGCATAGAACACAACCAAAGCAACTACAATCATCTAGGAAGTTTTAAGAGAAGTGTTTGTGCGATCCCGGATTGTGATCTTTTTGCATCTTAAACGCTGCTACCAGCTGGAATGAGTGGGAAGTTGGAGACAGTTGCTGACAGAATCACTTAAAACACACATTGGTCATCCAGAAGGAGGTCTGAAAAAGCAAACATAGAACAAGAGTCAGTGTTACTACTGCTAGAAAACAACAGAAGAATTCCTATTTCAGTAAACACCACTAGTTCTGGTGAATAAAGCAGCTAAGGAACACAAGGCTTTACCTGAACTCTAttgtggggaaagggaaaggaaagaagaggaagaagaggaagttCCCCTGGTAAGGAGCTCTCACCCATGCACCATTCCTTTCTGCACTACCTatttcctcccagctccttcatgGCTTTTGGACGCAGAGGAACAAGTTTGCTGGTAAATGTCCCACACTGCTACCCTTTAAATACTAAGTATCAACAAACCAGTTTCATCTGCCCTTTACAGAGACAAATGGCTTATGCCACCCCAATAAAGGATGTACACTTCAGGTTCTCATTTCACATCAGGAACATATAAACCAGATAAAATTGTAAAGAACTAATCTTACAGCTATGGTTTATCTCAACAAACAGTAGATTTAACAGAGAACCATTTGGTCCACCTGTGCACAAACACACTTTTTTGGAACATGCCTACATCTCCTGTATTTTCACCTAAAGAAACACCAACACTGAATTAAACAGGAATTATAGACACCATTTTAATGCCTTACAAATCTAACTGGGATTTTGAAATGGGTGCTGTGTGCCTGTTTGGATCTAGTGTCAAACCAATCTCCCGTTTTTGGGAACAAAGATTAAttcattcttctcttcttcaTTCAAACGGTTTGGATCACATACAGGCCCAGTAGTAACTGAGACCACAAGGCAATCTCTCCAAATAATTAACTTgaaaatgcaagagaaaaagGATTCAAAGCCCCATTTCATAACAAATTATGCTTCAAGGCATAGAGCATATTTCTATAGAACATTACTTAAAGTCTCAGGTAATATAAAACCCTACAAAAGATGTAATTTCACTACTTACACACTTCAGGCATGTCAGAATAAGTAAGTAATTTTTATCCTTTGAAGAATCAAGCTTATCATTTACACTAGAAGTTATGGTGAATATCCTGTAATAGGTTATTACTATTCTTCAGTTATTAAATAATCTCATTAACAGCAGACATGTAGCACCCTAAATTCAAAAGAAAGTCAAAGAGAGCTGACACCCTTAAAATATGGAAGGCCCCCACCATCAGAGCAAACTGGCAACTCTGCAATTGCTGGCTGCCCTTTGGGACAAAATCACAACAGTCAGGAACCAGACATTGGTCATATGAGCAAATCTTGGGATGTCAGCTGTCACTGGAAAAGCACGGCCACCAAGCTCTCACAGGCTTTTCTGTAGTGTGAAGCACATCATCTTGTAGCACAGTGAAATGTTCAGTATTAAGAAATTAACTGGAGgctaactaaaaaaaaaaaaataaatcaattccCCAAAGGatatt
This window contains:
- the RSPRY1 gene encoding RING finger and SPRY domain-containing protein 1 isoform X2, with the translated sequence MIVVALVVFYASRSLFQALLLTLEHHIPRFLGALGAGSMGNSCVCRDDSGAEDNGTSQGRQTEHSRTHIPEARSHPRDPVRPPRRGRGPHEPRRKKQNVDGLVLDTLAVIRTLVDK